In Arthrobacter sp. PAMC25284, a single genomic region encodes these proteins:
- a CDS encoding PKD domain-containing protein, with product MLRNAMLGSARSEGGRSTGPAPTYAGLTATKKLLAVVLAAAMALSLGLTSALPASADTAPADPANPATPATVSADGLPTAQINGVAWTQVILGNTVFVGGDFTEARPAGAAPGTGTVTRNNILAYNLTTGELLNTFTPSFNAEVTALAVSPDGSRLYVGGSFTAYNGATVWRAVALNPTNGDLIMSFLPRMSASVRTIIATDTTVYMGGLFNAVGSVTRDRLAALKASDGSLLPWNPSAVGGRVNALVLSPNGASIVVGGAFTSMNGSSNPGYGIAKLDTAQGKVLPFPVNSIVRNGGTTGSITTLASDGTHVYGAGYTYGRSSTLEGMFSVKWSDDSVTWLEDCHGDTYSIVPLGDAVYVAGHAHFCGNVGGFPQTQPWQFNRGIAFSKAATGVVTKENHGYTNFEGNPAPSLLNWYPILNAGSFTGQDQGPWTVTGNADYVVMAGEFTIINNQPQQGLTRFPRTGLSPNKRGPRVTGQNFNPTLSTPAAGTVRVRWQANWDQDNENLTYEIRRNGAVLATVKQASTFWKRPGMTFLDTGLTPGQSYGYRIFVKDAFGNEARSDTVTIAAAGSVTPPGNYAQQVLADKPGNYWRLGETGGGTGVDLSGKDDLLVRPGVSFGAAGALSGESNTAATFNGGTNGVAASPTLTERPQVFSTEAWIRTGTKAGGEIVGYGNSQTGVSADYDRNVYMDNSGRIFFGVRPQGSTGSRITVNTTKSFNDNQWHHVVATLGPNGMQLFVDATQVAGRTDTTAAWAFDGYWRIGGDNLNSWPSQPTSRYLAGQIDEVAVYPAVLPLSRVQAHYVASGRTVNAAPAPPVAAFTSTTAGLTASVDGTTSSDANGPIAAYSWDFGDGSSGTGVTAQHKYAAAGTYNVKLTVTDNTGNTNSVVRAVSVTAPPANVVPKAAFTKTVSGLAAAFDASGSTDTDGTITGYAWTFGDGSTGTGSTASHTYAAAGSYAVTLTVTDNNGGKGTATATVTVTAPPANAVLAADAFGRTLANGFGAADTGGAWTVSGGNSNFAVNNGTGAVTLGVGGASRTAYLTSMSTAPFDGSVTVSADKIANGGGMYVSLVGRRADNNDYRAKVKIASNGAVSLYLTKVINDAQTTLAGPINIAGLTMGTNDPIVIRLKLDGAAPTTLSGKVWRASGTEPVDWNLTVADSTAALQTAGSPGPDRVPVRFGDQRAGGTAFRQLRRQEPVSATQPLNAGPRTGMSMPTSLPSSDRRPAGRRLLKKLLAGATAAAVAVTMGMAGITPAGADSAPPVPASSADPATVTADGLPTVQIDGVVWQQVIVGNTVYVAGSFGTARPAGAPAGSNTVVRRNILAYNLTTGDLLPFAPVLNAQAFSIAAAPDGSRIYVGGDFTSVNGTTVWRVAALNPVTGAVITSFLPKAAAAVRAIVPTAGTVYLGGLFTAVGSVARNRLAAVQASTGALTGWAPSAVGGRVNALALSPDGSRMVIGGAFTTLNGSSDPGYGLAAVDTVTGGLQPWAANNRVRNGGLHASITSLASDAENVYATGYVFGTGGNLEGTVAAGWNGGAIRWLEDCHGDSYGVYVADNAIYKVGHPHYCGNIGGFPQTEPWGFQRGLAFSKAATGTIIRDPLGYPNWAGLPSPSLLNWFPTLNTGTYTGQNQGPWAVTGNNQYVVMGGEFTTVNGIRQQGLVRFTVRDNAPNKRGPVLSGARINPTLTSPAAGTVRVRWQANHDQDNVRLTYRVIRDGVTASPVYTVTQDSTFWKRPGMSYLDSGLVPGQSYRYRVFVTDPLGNEVRSDTVNITASEATPASGYAAAILADGPGNFWRFSDGPGSTLVDSAGAEDLGAAPGAGLRMDGAVIGEGPGAGTFDGTVNSVAVNNGILRAPDVFTAEAWVRTGTTKGGNIIGFGNVAAGTSKVTDRNVYMDDAGRIYFGTWNGAIRTVNSATGFNDGQWHHIVATLGTGGMFLYIDGARVAFRTDVTTGRVFDGYWRIGSGLLAGWPSDPTSDNLQGDIDEVALYPAALGLQQVQSHYRASGRTLNVASTPPTAAFASSITYLTLSADASGSSDPNGPIASYNWAFGDGSTGTGVTAQHTYAAPGSYMVRLTVLDGDGRSASTTRTVTATAPPGNQPPVAAFASSTSKLKVSVDASTSSDPDGTIASYAWDFGDAATATGRTADHSYASSGTYQVTLTVTDNIGAVSRTSSPVTVQPNRPPSAGFTVAVTNLTAAFDAAASSDPDGTISTYSWDFGDAATGTGITASHSYLKAGTYQVTLTVLDSDGAATSIKKPVTVTAPPAGTPLAADTFGRTTTSGWGTTDPGGAWTVNGSAGNYTVGEDRGSMVMGSPGVSRLAYLAGISTPGADVQATVSADKIASGGGMFLGIVGRKVGADEYRTKLKVSATGSASLYLTRVAGGSEVTLQSVAVPGLTVAAADQLRLRMTVTGSSPTTLQAKVWRVGASEPANWLLSAGDATASLQAPGSVGLMSYLWSSAANAPVRARFDDVEVRLN from the coding sequence ATGCTGAGGAACGCAATGCTGGGGAGCGCTCGGAGCGAAGGTGGCCGGTCTACGGGACCGGCGCCGACGTACGCCGGATTGACGGCCACAAAGAAATTGCTGGCGGTGGTGCTCGCCGCGGCCATGGCCTTGTCGCTGGGACTGACCAGCGCGCTGCCTGCCTCCGCCGACACGGCCCCCGCTGATCCCGCCAATCCGGCCACCCCTGCCACGGTCTCCGCGGACGGCCTGCCGACCGCCCAGATCAATGGTGTGGCCTGGACCCAGGTGATCCTCGGCAACACGGTGTTCGTCGGCGGCGACTTCACGGAGGCGCGGCCCGCCGGCGCCGCACCCGGCACCGGCACCGTAACCCGGAACAACATCCTGGCGTACAACCTCACGACCGGCGAGCTGCTCAACACCTTCACTCCCAGCTTCAATGCCGAAGTCACGGCACTGGCGGTCTCACCGGACGGCTCCCGGCTTTACGTCGGAGGTTCTTTCACCGCCTACAACGGCGCCACCGTCTGGCGGGCGGTGGCGCTGAACCCCACCAACGGTGACCTCATCATGAGTTTCCTGCCCCGGATGTCTGCCTCCGTCCGAACGATTATCGCCACCGACACCACCGTCTACATGGGCGGACTCTTCAACGCCGTCGGCTCTGTCACCCGGGACCGGCTCGCCGCGCTCAAGGCCTCTGACGGTTCCCTGCTGCCGTGGAACCCCTCCGCAGTGGGGGGCAGGGTCAACGCCCTGGTGCTGTCCCCGAACGGTGCCAGCATCGTCGTGGGCGGAGCCTTCACCTCGATGAACGGATCCAGCAACCCCGGCTACGGCATCGCCAAGCTGGACACAGCCCAGGGCAAGGTCCTGCCGTTCCCGGTTAACAGCATCGTGCGTAACGGCGGCACCACGGGTTCCATCACGACCCTCGCCAGCGACGGCACCCACGTCTACGGTGCCGGGTACACCTATGGCCGCAGCAGCACCCTAGAAGGGATGTTCTCGGTCAAATGGTCAGATGATTCCGTCACGTGGCTGGAGGACTGCCATGGCGACACCTACTCGATCGTTCCGCTTGGGGACGCCGTCTACGTGGCCGGCCACGCGCACTTCTGCGGCAACGTCGGCGGCTTCCCGCAGACCCAGCCCTGGCAGTTCAACCGGGGCATCGCGTTCAGCAAAGCCGCCACGGGCGTCGTCACGAAGGAAAATCACGGCTACACCAACTTCGAGGGCAACCCAGCGCCGTCGCTGCTCAACTGGTACCCGATCCTTAACGCCGGAAGCTTCACGGGCCAGGACCAGGGGCCGTGGACGGTCACCGGCAACGCGGACTACGTCGTGATGGCCGGTGAATTCACCATCATCAACAACCAGCCCCAGCAGGGGCTCACCCGTTTTCCCCGTACCGGACTGTCCCCGAACAAGCGCGGTCCGCGGGTGACGGGGCAAAACTTCAACCCCACCCTGTCCACCCCGGCCGCCGGTACCGTGCGGGTGCGCTGGCAGGCCAATTGGGACCAGGACAATGAGAACCTGACCTACGAGATCCGCCGCAATGGCGCCGTGCTCGCGACAGTGAAACAGGCGTCCACGTTCTGGAAGCGTCCGGGCATGACCTTCCTGGACACCGGGCTGACCCCGGGACAGAGCTACGGCTACCGGATTTTCGTCAAGGATGCGTTCGGCAACGAAGCACGCAGCGACACAGTCACGATCGCCGCAGCGGGTTCGGTCACGCCGCCGGGGAACTATGCCCAGCAGGTTCTGGCGGACAAGCCGGGCAACTACTGGCGGCTGGGTGAGACCGGCGGAGGCACCGGAGTGGACCTCTCCGGCAAAGACGACCTCCTCGTCCGCCCCGGCGTCAGCTTCGGCGCAGCAGGGGCGCTGTCAGGAGAGTCCAATACTGCCGCCACGTTCAACGGCGGCACCAACGGCGTCGCCGCCAGCCCGACCCTGACTGAACGTCCGCAGGTCTTCAGCACCGAGGCCTGGATCCGTACCGGCACCAAGGCCGGCGGGGAGATCGTCGGCTATGGCAACTCACAGACGGGCGTCTCTGCCGACTACGACAGAAACGTCTACATGGACAATTCCGGACGTATCTTCTTCGGAGTCCGCCCGCAGGGAAGCACCGGGTCCCGGATCACGGTCAACACAACGAAGAGCTTTAACGACAACCAATGGCATCACGTCGTCGCGACCCTGGGACCGAACGGCATGCAGCTCTTCGTCGACGCCACCCAGGTGGCGGGACGGACCGACACCACCGCGGCCTGGGCGTTCGACGGGTATTGGCGGATCGGCGGAGACAACCTGAACAGTTGGCCGAGCCAACCCACGAGCCGTTATCTGGCCGGCCAGATCGACGAAGTCGCCGTCTACCCGGCGGTGTTGCCGCTCTCCCGGGTTCAGGCCCACTACGTCGCCTCCGGCCGGACCGTCAACGCGGCGCCGGCCCCGCCGGTAGCGGCCTTTACCTCGACAACGGCAGGACTCACCGCATCCGTGGACGGCACCACGTCCTCCGACGCCAATGGTCCGATCGCGGCCTACAGCTGGGACTTCGGTGACGGCAGTTCAGGCACCGGCGTCACGGCTCAGCACAAGTACGCGGCGGCCGGGACCTACAACGTCAAACTGACGGTCACGGACAACACCGGCAACACCAACAGTGTGGTTCGTGCCGTATCGGTGACGGCGCCGCCGGCGAACGTTGTCCCGAAGGCCGCATTCACCAAAACGGTCTCCGGACTGGCGGCCGCCTTCGACGCTTCGGGCTCGACGGACACCGACGGAACCATCACCGGCTATGCCTGGACTTTCGGGGACGGGTCAACGGGCACGGGGTCGACGGCATCGCACACTTACGCCGCCGCCGGCAGCTACGCCGTCACCCTGACGGTGACGGATAACAACGGCGGCAAGGGCACCGCCACCGCAACTGTGACCGTGACAGCTCCGCCGGCCAACGCCGTCCTCGCTGCAGACGCCTTCGGACGGACCTTGGCGAACGGTTTCGGCGCGGCGGACACCGGTGGGGCCTGGACGGTCTCGGGAGGGAACTCCAACTTCGCGGTCAACAACGGAACCGGAGCGGTAACACTCGGGGTGGGGGGAGCCAGCCGCACCGCCTACCTCACCTCAATGTCGACGGCCCCATTCGACGGAAGCGTGACCGTCTCCGCGGACAAGATCGCCAACGGCGGCGGCATGTACGTCTCCCTGGTCGGCCGCCGGGCGGACAACAACGACTATCGGGCCAAGGTCAAGATCGCGAGCAACGGAGCGGTGTCGCTGTACCTGACGAAGGTCATCAACGATGCTCAGACCACGCTGGCCGGTCCGATCAATATTGCCGGGCTGACCATGGGCACCAATGACCCCATCGTCATTAGGCTCAAACTCGACGGGGCGGCACCGACGACCCTTAGCGGCAAAGTCTGGCGGGCCTCCGGGACGGAGCCTGTTGACTGGAACCTGACGGTTGCCGACTCAACCGCGGCACTGCAGACCGCCGGCAGCCCGGGCCCTGATCGGGTACCTGTCCGGTTCGGCGACCAACGTGCCGGTGGCACTGCGTTTCGACAACTTCGTCGTCAAGAACCCGTAAGCGCCACACAACCCCTCAATGCCGGACCCAGGACAGGAATGAGCATGCCAACATCACTGCCGTCATCGGACCGCCGCCCGGCAGGGCGCCGGCTGCTGAAGAAGTTACTGGCCGGCGCTACGGCAGCGGCGGTGGCAGTGACGATGGGGATGGCCGGGATCACCCCGGCGGGTGCCGATAGCGCCCCGCCGGTGCCGGCCAGCTCCGCCGACCCGGCCACTGTGACCGCAGACGGGCTGCCGACCGTGCAGATTGACGGTGTGGTGTGGCAGCAGGTCATCGTCGGCAACACGGTTTATGTCGCCGGAAGCTTCGGTACGGCGCGTCCTGCCGGCGCACCGGCCGGCAGCAACACTGTGGTCCGCCGCAACATCCTGGCGTACAACCTCACTACCGGCGACCTGCTCCCGTTTGCTCCAGTCCTGAACGCCCAGGCTTTCAGTATCGCGGCAGCCCCCGACGGGTCCAGGATCTATGTCGGCGGCGACTTCACCTCCGTCAACGGCACCACGGTCTGGCGCGTGGCCGCCCTCAATCCCGTCACAGGCGCGGTCATCACTTCCTTCCTGCCCAAGGCCGCCGCCGCCGTCCGGGCGATCGTCCCCACGGCCGGCACCGTGTACCTTGGTGGCCTGTTCACCGCGGTGGGTTCGGTCGCGCGAAACCGGCTCGCCGCGGTGCAGGCTTCAACCGGTGCCCTCACCGGGTGGGCGCCCTCGGCGGTGGGTGGCCGGGTGAATGCGCTCGCACTGTCGCCTGACGGGAGTCGGATGGTCATCGGGGGAGCGTTCACCACCCTTAACGGCTCGTCGGACCCCGGCTACGGGCTGGCCGCAGTGGACACCGTGACCGGCGGCCTGCAGCCTTGGGCCGCCAACAACAGGGTCCGCAACGGCGGCCTCCACGCCAGCATCACCAGTCTGGCCAGCGATGCCGAGAACGTATACGCGACCGGCTACGTCTTCGGCACCGGAGGCAACCTGGAAGGGACCGTCGCCGCCGGGTGGAACGGCGGCGCCATCCGGTGGCTGGAAGACTGCCATGGGGACAGCTACGGCGTCTACGTGGCGGACAACGCCATCTACAAGGTGGGGCACCCGCACTACTGCGGCAACATCGGTGGCTTTCCGCAGACCGAGCCGTGGGGGTTCCAGCGCGGCCTCGCTTTCAGCAAAGCGGCCACCGGCACCATCATCCGGGACCCGCTGGGATACCCCAACTGGGCCGGGCTGCCGTCTCCGTCCCTGCTTAACTGGTTCCCCACCCTGAACACGGGCACGTACACCGGCCAGAACCAGGGGCCCTGGGCGGTGACTGGCAACAACCAGTACGTGGTGATGGGCGGCGAATTTACCACCGTGAACGGAATCCGTCAGCAAGGGCTTGTCCGGTTCACAGTCCGCGACAACGCGCCCAACAAGCGCGGTCCGGTACTTAGCGGCGCCCGCATCAACCCCACCCTGACGTCACCCGCGGCCGGAACCGTCCGGGTCCGCTGGCAGGCGAACCACGACCAGGACAATGTCAGGCTCACCTACCGCGTCATCCGGGATGGCGTCACCGCCTCCCCGGTCTATACCGTCACCCAGGACAGTACTTTCTGGAAGCGGCCGGGCATGAGTTACCTCGACTCCGGCCTGGTGCCGGGGCAGAGCTACCGCTACCGGGTCTTCGTCACGGACCCGCTCGGCAATGAGGTGCGCTCTGACACCGTGAACATCACGGCCTCCGAAGCGACTCCTGCCAGCGGGTACGCGGCCGCCATTCTTGCCGACGGCCCGGGCAACTTCTGGCGGTTTAGCGACGGCCCCGGATCAACGCTCGTCGACTCCGCGGGGGCGGAGGACCTGGGCGCAGCCCCGGGCGCCGGACTCCGCATGGACGGGGCCGTCATCGGCGAGGGTCCGGGCGCCGGAACCTTCGACGGCACGGTCAACAGCGTCGCCGTAAACAACGGGATCCTCCGAGCCCCGGACGTTTTCACCGCAGAGGCCTGGGTGAGAACCGGCACCACCAAGGGAGGCAATATCATCGGATTCGGCAACGTAGCCGCCGGCACGTCCAAGGTGACGGACCGCAATGTCTACATGGATGACGCAGGGCGGATCTATTTCGGCACGTGGAACGGCGCGATCCGAACCGTCAACAGCGCAACAGGGTTCAACGATGGCCAATGGCACCACATTGTGGCCACGCTCGGAACCGGCGGCATGTTCCTCTACATTGACGGGGCGCGAGTAGCCTTCCGCACGGACGTAACCACCGGCAGGGTGTTTGACGGATACTGGCGGATCGGATCGGGCCTACTGGCCGGCTGGCCCAGCGACCCCACAAGCGACAACCTGCAGGGAGACATTGATGAGGTGGCGCTCTACCCGGCAGCCCTGGGACTGCAACAGGTGCAGTCCCACTACCGTGCCTCAGGCCGGACCCTGAACGTCGCGTCGACGCCGCCGACGGCCGCCTTCGCCTCATCGATCACCTACCTCACGCTCAGCGCCGACGCCTCCGGCTCCTCGGACCCGAACGGTCCCATCGCCTCCTATAATTGGGCGTTCGGCGACGGCAGCACGGGAACCGGTGTAACAGCCCAGCACACCTATGCAGCGCCAGGTTCCTACATGGTCCGCCTGACGGTGCTGGACGGCGACGGACGCTCGGCAAGCACAACGCGCACAGTTACGGCAACGGCACCGCCAGGCAACCAGCCGCCCGTCGCCGCGTTCGCCTCCAGCACCAGCAAGCTCAAGGTCTCCGTGGACGCATCGACATCCAGCGACCCGGACGGGACCATCGCCTCGTATGCCTGGGACTTCGGCGACGCGGCAACGGCGACAGGGCGAACCGCGGACCACAGCTACGCCAGCAGCGGCACCTACCAGGTCACCCTGACGGTCACGGACAATATCGGCGCCGTCAGCAGAACGTCCTCCCCGGTGACCGTTCAACCGAACCGGCCGCCGTCGGCCGGTTTCACGGTGGCAGTCACCAACCTCACGGCAGCTTTCGACGCCGCAGCATCCAGCGACCCCGACGGGACGATCAGCACATACTCCTGGGACTTCGGGGATGCTGCCACGGGCACCGGAATTACTGCGTCGCACAGCTATCTCAAAGCCGGCACGTATCAAGTCACCCTGACGGTACTGGACAGCGACGGTGCCGCCACGTCCATCAAGAAGCCGGTCACTGTGACGGCGCCGCCAGCGGGGACCCCGCTCGCCGCCGACACCTTTGGCCGGACCACAACCTCGGGCTGGGGGACAACCGATCCGGGAGGCGCTTGGACGGTCAACGGCTCGGCCGGCAACTACACAGTGGGAGAGGACCGCGGCTCCATGGTCATGGGCAGCCCCGGAGTTTCACGGCTCGCCTACCTTGCCGGGATCTCGACTCCGGGCGCTGATGTCCAGGCCACGGTCTCGGCAGACAAGATAGCCAGCGGCGGCGGGATGTTCCTCGGCATTGTCGGACGGAAAGTGGGCGCGGACGAATACCGCACCAAGCTAAAGGTTTCCGCCACCGGAAGCGCCAGCCTCTACCTCACGAGGGTTGCAGGGGGATCGGAGGTCACGCTGCAGTCTGTCGCCGTTCCCGGTCTGACCGTGGCCGCGGCGGACCAGCTCCGTCTGCGCATGACCGTGACCGGATCCTCGCCCACGACGCTCCAAGCGAAAGTCTGGCGCGTCGGTGCCAGTGAGCCGGCCAACTGGCTGCTCAGCGCGGGTGATGCCACAGCCTCGCTCCAGGCCCCAGGCTCCGTCGGGCTGATGTCCTACCTGTGGAGCAGTGCCGCCAACGCACCTGTACGGGCACGCTTTGACGATGTTGAAGTCCGGCTCAACTGA
- a CDS encoding CDP-alcohol phosphatidyltransferase family protein — protein sequence MTAVGSGSARVWGTTGYWATVKELSAAQKTAARGAPAYSRYINRRLGRLLAAAALRAGLGPNAVTAISAVFTFAGIALLVVFPPSAAVGVSVALCLVVGYAFDSADGQVARMQGSGSPAGEWLDHMVDAVKTSLMPLALAVGLYRFDAVAHTWLLVPLGAAVVSAALFFCMILTEQLRRHTGRVSVADPGGRSWLRSLLVVPMDYGVLCLSFIFYGALPVFLTVYTLIFAATAAFLVLASIKWFRELSAMAPLSRHDHQTLQQGVPAPPRHRRHGTAAEAAGAVGTGAMP from the coding sequence ATGACCGCCGTCGGCTCCGGCTCTGCCCGCGTGTGGGGCACGACCGGCTACTGGGCCACCGTCAAAGAATTGTCCGCGGCCCAAAAGACCGCAGCCCGCGGCGCACCCGCCTACTCGCGCTACATCAACCGCCGGCTCGGTCGGCTGCTCGCGGCAGCCGCGTTGCGGGCCGGACTCGGGCCCAACGCGGTGACCGCCATCAGTGCGGTTTTCACCTTCGCCGGCATTGCCTTGCTCGTGGTATTCCCGCCCTCGGCGGCAGTGGGCGTCAGCGTTGCCCTGTGTCTGGTGGTGGGGTACGCCTTCGACTCCGCCGACGGCCAGGTGGCGCGTATGCAGGGGAGCGGTTCCCCGGCCGGTGAGTGGCTGGACCACATGGTGGATGCCGTGAAGACATCACTCATGCCCTTGGCGCTCGCCGTTGGGCTGTACCGGTTCGACGCGGTCGCGCACACATGGTTGCTCGTGCCGTTGGGCGCAGCTGTCGTGTCCGCGGCGCTGTTCTTCTGCATGATCCTGACCGAGCAGCTGCGCCGCCACACCGGACGGGTTTCCGTGGCCGACCCGGGCGGCCGGTCGTGGCTCCGCTCGCTGCTGGTTGTGCCAATGGATTACGGCGTTCTTTGCCTCTCGTTCATTTTCTACGGGGCGCTGCCTGTCTTCTTGACCGTCTACACCCTCATTTTCGCCGCTACGGCGGCCTTTCTGGTGCTGGCCTCCATCAAATGGTTCCGTGAGCTCTCCGCCATGGCGCCGCTATCCCGGCACGACCATCAAACGCTGCAACAAGGCGTCCCAGCACCACCCCGGCACAGACGGCACGGAACGGCGGCGGAAGCCGCCGGCGCCGTCGGAACAGGAGCGATGCCATGA
- a CDS encoding adenylyltransferase/cytidyltransferase family protein: MGLRIGYAPGAFDLFHIGHLNVLKHAKSECDYLIAGVVSDEMLERVKGRPPLIPLSERMEIVGSIDFVDKAFAEVVPDKIQVWEELGFNVFFKGDDWKGTPQGQRLEKSFGAVGVEVVYFPYTVHTSSSALRTALELINHSQAPAQRRQGGRR; encoded by the coding sequence ATGGGTCTCAGAATCGGTTATGCCCCGGGGGCGTTTGATTTATTCCATATTGGGCACCTCAACGTCCTCAAGCACGCGAAGAGCGAGTGCGACTACCTGATTGCCGGGGTCGTGTCCGACGAAATGCTGGAAAGAGTAAAAGGACGCCCGCCGCTGATCCCGCTTTCTGAGCGGATGGAAATTGTCGGCAGCATCGACTTCGTCGACAAGGCCTTCGCCGAGGTCGTCCCGGACAAGATCCAGGTCTGGGAAGAACTCGGATTCAACGTCTTCTTCAAGGGTGATGACTGGAAAGGGACGCCGCAGGGCCAGCGGCTGGAAAAGTCCTTTGGCGCCGTCGGCGTCGAAGTCGTGTACTTCCCCTACACCGTGCACACCTCCAGTTCGGCCCTGCGTACAGCACTCGAGCTGATCAATCACTCCCAAGCGCCGGCGCAGCGCCGGCAGGGAGGCCGGCGATGA
- a CDS encoding DUF1972 domain-containing protein, whose protein sequence is MSGLHIAMVGTRGVPARYGGFETAIEEIGKRLVLRGHKVSVYCRDAGDGAEKQSQHLGMDLIHLPALRKRSLETLSHTGLSVAHMLRNRPNAAIMFNAANAPYLPVVRAAGIPVATHVDGLEWKRAKWGRTGKKYYQLVERLAVKLSDALIADALGIQEYYRDKFDADTVYLAYGAPLQTQGRADKLSQLDLEARGYHLVVARFEPENHVHMIVEGFARSNSRFPLVVVGSAPYSDHYTRLVHELGDDRVRFVGGVWDQDLLDQMYANALVYWHGHSVGGTNPSLLRAIGSGTATNAFDVGFNREVLGDSGRYFADPSDVARLVADAEAEDSDVAARGAHAQLIARRYNWDTVTDGYEQLCQDLVRSTAPSPRKAPRHSARATHESIGAGR, encoded by the coding sequence ATGAGCGGGCTGCATATCGCCATGGTGGGAACCCGCGGAGTACCGGCCCGCTACGGCGGATTCGAAACGGCCATCGAGGAAATCGGCAAACGCCTGGTCCTCCGAGGCCACAAGGTCTCTGTCTATTGCCGGGACGCGGGCGATGGTGCCGAAAAGCAGTCCCAGCATCTGGGCATGGACCTGATCCACCTCCCGGCGCTGCGCAAAAGGTCGCTCGAAACGCTGAGCCACACCGGCCTGTCCGTCGCCCACATGCTGCGGAACCGGCCAAATGCCGCCATTATGTTCAACGCAGCGAATGCCCCCTACCTTCCGGTGGTGCGGGCGGCCGGCATCCCGGTCGCAACTCATGTAGACGGGCTCGAATGGAAACGCGCCAAATGGGGCCGGACAGGCAAGAAGTATTACCAGTTGGTGGAACGGCTGGCAGTCAAGCTGTCCGACGCGTTAATCGCCGACGCCCTCGGAATCCAGGAGTATTACCGGGACAAGTTTGACGCGGATACTGTCTACCTGGCCTATGGCGCGCCGCTCCAGACGCAGGGCCGGGCGGACAAGCTCTCGCAACTGGACCTGGAGGCCCGCGGTTACCATCTGGTTGTAGCCCGCTTCGAGCCGGAAAACCACGTCCATATGATCGTTGAAGGCTTCGCCCGGAGTAACTCGCGCTTTCCCCTGGTGGTGGTCGGTTCCGCCCCGTACTCCGACCATTACACCAGGTTGGTCCACGAACTTGGCGATGACAGGGTCCGCTTTGTCGGCGGTGTCTGGGACCAGGATTTGCTGGACCAAATGTACGCGAATGCACTCGTCTACTGGCATGGCCATTCTGTCGGGGGAACAAACCCGTCCCTTCTCCGGGCCATCGGCTCCGGTACCGCAACCAATGCCTTCGATGTCGGCTTTAACCGCGAAGTGCTCGGAGACTCCGGCCGGTATTTCGCCGACCCGTCAGATGTGGCACGGCTCGTGGCGGACGCCGAAGCCGAAGACTCCGACGTCGCAGCCAGGGGGGCGCACGCGCAACTGATTGCGCGCCGCTACAACTGGGACACCGTCACGGACGGTTACGAGCAGCTCTGCCAGGACCTCGTCCGGTCGACGGCACCGTCGCCGCGCAAGGCGCCCCGGCATTCCGCCCGCGCAACCCACGAGAGCATCGGAGCCGGGCGATGA
- a CDS encoding response regulator transcription factor, producing the protein MHHRLVEAGTTAHLHLVPGTAGTALTGREEEIRDLVTGGATNAEIAAVLGVSPRTVAGHLSHILAKLGVRRRTELSGEPALRS; encoded by the coding sequence GTGCACCACCGCCTGGTTGAAGCCGGGACGACCGCGCACCTCCACCTTGTGCCGGGCACCGCAGGCACCGCGCTGACCGGCCGGGAAGAAGAAATCCGGGACCTGGTCACAGGCGGCGCGACGAACGCCGAAATCGCTGCGGTCCTGGGAGTGTCACCACGAACCGTCGCCGGACATCTCTCGCACATCCTGGCCAAGCTCGGGGTCCGCCGGCGGACGGAACTCAGCGGGGAACCCGCGCTGCGCTCCTGA